GGAGGTCTTCGAGGGCGGGGTGCACGATCCCGACCACCTGGCGGAGCTGCTGGGCGACTTCGACGAGGAGATCGACGGCGACGGCGAGGAGCTGGGGTACGCGGCGGACGAGGCGTACGAGCAGCTGACCGGTTCGGTGGCGCCGGACCTCGGGGTCCCGCTCCAGGCGGCCGAGCCGGAGGGCGCTCCCCTCGACTTCGAGAACGAAGCCGTGCTCGCGGAACGCTTCCCCCGGCTCTGGGACCGGTTCAGGGGCTGACGCCGGTCGGTGGCGCGTGCGGGCGGCGCGGGTCAGTCGTGGCCGGCGCGCCTCAGTAGTGCGTGCCGCCGTCGATGCG
This region of Streptomyces sp. NBC_00513 genomic DNA includes:
- a CDS encoding DUF4240 domain-containing protein is translated as MDETEFWEIVDRTREAAEGDPEEHAELLVERLAQLDPDSVLDFARHFESRYNRAYTWDLWGAAWVLLDGASDDAFDYFRCWLIGQGREVFEGGVHDPDHLAELLGDFDEEIDGDGEELGYAADEAYEQLTGSVAPDLGVPLQAAEPEGAPLDFENEAVLAERFPRLWDRFRG